The sequence below is a genomic window from Brevibacillus laterosporus.
CAGAGATTTGATCCATAGCGCCAACACGGCCCAATTTTACAAAAAACGGTGTTCCTACCTGAATTTTATAGCCTTCCAACCCTTGAATGATGGCTGGCAAAATATCCTTCGCGTTTGCTTCTACCGCAGCGGAGCTTAACCCATCAGAAACAAAGATTTGAACTTGTGGCTGCTTCTGGCAGTTTTCCTTAATCTTTTGCAAACCTTCATCCGATATTTTTCGGCCTAAATCAGGTCTGGTCAAATATTCATCCTTATCCTTGCAAAGCGTCTGTACGGTAAATAGATTCATATCTTTTAAGAACTGTTCATCTACATTAGAAAACACGGCATCCTGCGCCGCAGCATGGTCAGCACGAAAGCGCAGTATGGTTTCTGTCTTATAACGCGGCCCTGCACGCCAGATTCCGAGACGAGCAGGCGTACGTTCTTTCATTTTTAAATAGCCCTTTGCATCTAGTGGATTTGGCACCAACAATTGTTTTTTTAGATCAATTTTCGTAATATCATCGATGGTTCCATCAGAAGGCATCTGCTGCTGCACAACCCAGCCACCGCCAACGTTGGATTCAGGTCGTGGCTTGGCAGATTTAATTTCAATTTTTCCTTCCGTTTTCTCTACACCAGTATTGGAGGTCATTTCCGCTAAAACCTGTTCTACTACTTGTCTGATGTCATTTTCCTGAAGCATGTTCTAGCCTCCATTCCTTTACGCTAGGAAAACAGATGCATCCCCAGCACGTTTTGTTAGCTTTCCATTCTCAATGAATCCCATTTTTTCCATCCACTTTTCAAACTCAGTAATTGGTCGTAAATGAAGTAGCTCACGCAGAGTTGCTGTTTCATGGTAACCAGTTGTTTGATAGTTCAACATAACGTCGTCTCCATGTGGAATACCCATGAAATAGTTACAACCAGCTGTAGACAGCAGAACCGCCAAGTTCTCAATATCGTTTTGATCCGCTTTCATATGGTTGGTAT
It includes:
- a CDS encoding ethanolamine ammonia-lyase subunit EutC, with amino-acid sequence MLQENDIRQVVEQVLAEMTSNTGVEKTEGKIEIKSAKPRPESNVGGGWVVQQQMPSDGTIDDITKIDLKKQLLVPNPLDAKGYLKMKERTPARLGIWRAGPRYKTETILRFRADHAAAQDAVFSNVDEQFLKDMNLFTVQTLCKDKDEYLTRPDLGRKISDEGLQKIKENCQKQPQVQIFVSDGLSSAAVEANAKDILPAIIQGLEGYKIQVGTPFFVKLGRVGAMDQISEIVGADVTCVLIGERPGLVTAESMSAYIAYKATINMPEARRTVISNIHKGGTPSVEAGAHIAELIKTMLEKKASGIDLKL